Within the Thunnus thynnus chromosome 23, fThuThy2.1, whole genome shotgun sequence genome, the region TGATGGGAGTATCTCATAAAGTATATATACATCCATTCATTTACCATTTTAGGGTAAAAATTCATGTAAGCAGTTAAACTATAGCTTCTGCCTGATGAAGTTAATGATCATTTTGTGTGCCCGTACTCATACGCATCAAAAACTGGAATGTGCTTGAAGATAACAGAACAATTCAACTTCCTGTTCACACAAGGAACAGGAAGTGAGCACCTAATTTCCCCTGAGGATAAATTCTAATCATTTTGAGGATACCCTGAGTTTACATTCAATGTCACAACTTTCATTTGTCTAGTACTTTGGTATACGAGGCTATTTGAACAGAAACAGTTGAATAATTGCCATTGTGTAAAAATACCAAGACAGTGAAAAAATGGCAAGTATATGATATCCAGTATTAACTGTGTTGTATTAGCGTCAAACAAGTTTCAAGAATGCAACTTGAAAAGGTAAAAAACCCAGAAACCTGATTTGTTGTAAATGTGCAGCAGTATGACCCTTTATGTTTCATCATATCTGACTGATCGTACCTGGCTCTCGGTGCCCATGTCAGTTGGTGCGTACTGGTCGCTCATGCTGACAAACTTCTGCTCGATGGGCTCCAGCAGGTCCAGGGCCGGCTTGATCTCTTTCTCAGGGTCGTTTGTCTCCACTGTGGTGCTGGCGATGGCGATATATTTACCCTGTGCTGCCACGTTGTGAGCAAAGGAGATCATACAAACGTAGATGTCTGGAAACAGGAGAACAAAAGTTAATGTTTGACGGTTTGACTGTGGATAAACTGTGGATGTCTGATCGGTTGTTTCTGTTAAGACATTAAGAATGTTACATTTACCGTGGTTCAACTTGCTTTACCTGCACTGTATATTCATTCTCATAGCTCTGGGTAGCAGCTGACACAACTACCcctcatatattatatattcaaaAAGCCTGATGTGACAGCTTCAAATAGTTTTGTCCAAACAACTagggctgacacacacacacacacacacacacacacacacacacacacacacacacacacacacagctttgcCTGCTTATTACACCTACTGAAAACTGAATTGCGTTGTGGTCTATTTGTTTTCGCAGTGCTGTTTTTTGGTGACGTCTATTTCATTGCTacttgctttattgttttctatggtttgacagttattttctttctatttcataattattatttgtcAGATGTGACTGACTGGCACCCCTCTTCATttaaaagtgtaatattttTGTCTTCTCACTTATATAATTATGATCCATCCAGTCCTTGACATCATCTAAACATCTTCTAAATGAAGAAACGACACGTCTGTAACATTTGCCCACTTCCTGTGTGCTCTCACCGTGCTTCCTGTTGACCTGGTTCTGGGGGATGATGATCTGGCAGGAGTTGACGTCGCTGGTGTTGGCGATGGGGTGATTCAAGATGCAGATGACTCTGATCACCTGACCCACTTTGGAGGTGCGATCCATAGCGTAGCTGGGGTCGCAGATCAGCTGCTTGCACCTGGCGATCTGTGGTGGTGCAAAAGACAACCAGAGGTCAGAGGGGAAAGAGACGCGCTCAATTCCTGTGGAAGTGGAATTTCAGCTGAAgcccatgttttttttaaatatcaaaagtCAAATATCGCATATAATGACCCAAAGGACTTCACGAGCAACTCAAAGACAGAAGCTCACCTCTCCCTCAGACTTGACTCCCACCACTTTCCCATTCTCCACCACGATCTCATCAATGGGCTTGTTCAACATGTACGTCCCACCATAGATAGCACTCAGCCTGGAGTGGAGACACATTCAAAACCAAGATCAGCACCTGAGACCGATGAGCTCATTCAGGCAGTGATATCATACTGGTGTTTAGACAGAAGTGGTCCATCAGTCTGCTACTCATGTATTATGCATATGCTTCATGAGATGTTCTTATCATCAAACAATatgataatgaatgaatgatagtGAGCTATATAAAACTACAATATTAATAATGTGACACAAGACTATGTTTAATACTGAACTGATTAGCTGACTATAGATATGGCTCTAAACTAGGTTTCTGTTAAAAAGGTAGATTTTGTGTAAAATTGTTTGGAATGTTGAACTAAGAAGACCAAgtaaacaataataatcacaacTTATTTATCCATCTTCCTGTTGACCACTTCAGTCACAAGGCTCATGTTCCACATATAGACCTTTGttacagttgacattttgacacattCTGGCAGTGACAGAcattattaataacaataatgatgaCAATAAAGATGTagataataaaatcaattagctgcttcagtttcaggttcccggtattgtgcatgctggctcactgtcatgtcttactgggacacttgaatagaacagagccactgttaatgttattagtaacacctgtgttttttccttctgGGACAAGGGAACAATATTCAATTCTTCTATAATAGTGGCAAAAAAAGTCCCTGCTCCAGTGGTAGTACTTTCCAAAGGTTCAGAAAGTATCAAAGTGGAGCTGACAGGGCCAAACGTCACTGACTGGTCAAACAGAGAACCCACAATACTTCAATAACACAAGGCACTGTGTGAGTATCAATATCAAAACAAGGAGTGGAATTTCTTGTGCTGACACTGACACAGGAAACATACTTTTGACCCCTAGTTTAGTTCCTTATTTTGTTCCTTTGCTTCCATAGTTACTGCGACCTTTTGGTTGAGAAGAGTCATATGTTGCATTTCTGATGCTGCTGTGATGATGATTTAAAAGTCTTGTGCAAACACTTTATTTGGCAAGTTAAGTAGACTGCATGTCACATACAAATATTACACGTGTATTAAAGGGTGAGTCTCCTACCTGGCAAACCCTTGCGGCAGCTCTCCCAGGCCGTACAGTGGGTAGAGGTACGGGCTCTTGCCGTATCTGGCCAGAGACTCACTGTAAAGCTTTATCCTGTTTATTGTTTCGATGCAAGGTTGATCCAGGTAGCtgagtggagagagacagagagcgtTTGTTAGACTGCAAACTGTACAGTTTAATAAGGGGGAGGACACTGCATCACAATCAGGTGcaattaagttgttttttttgttttttttttaagtataaaaACGAGTAGGAAGACTACTCACTCATCTGTGCGGTAGAGAGCGAGGGAGTGACCGGTAAAGTCCATGACTTCCTGGCCCAGGCTAAACTTTTGGAAAATGGCCCTCATTGTTGTCTTGTTGGGGTCGACGCCTTCCATGGTTTTGGGGTCGTTCTCGTCAAAGCAGGCGATGAAGGTCAGGAACTTTTTGAAGCGCCGTTTCTCAAACAACCCCATCAGACCTTTAGGAGAGCGAGAGTTTAGACTTTGAGTGGACGTGTGTCAAACAGAGAGTGAAAAGAACATCAATGTTACTTGCAATCAGTATCTGAAAGTGACATTACAGTCTGTCTCGATCAGTGGTTCCCAGCTGGTCTTGCCTCAGGGTCCAGGTTTTCCCTCAGACATCAGGTCCACACATTGACCAACTTAACACTCGCTCAGTatatttccatccatccatgctaCATAACCACTACTGCCCCTTCAcaacatgaaaactaaaataactTCACTACAACAGGCTTAAAGCTCCATTAAATAAGAAGCACTGCAGTAAGAGAATGATATTAGAgcttaaaaactacattttaaaaacagtaaaagctTTGCAACAGCAGTTAAAACTTATTCAGTCTAAGTCAAAACTATTTCTACACTACTAGGTCCTATTTCTTTAACAATTTTACAAATTAACACGTAAACAGGTCtaacacaaacaacagtgaAATACAACAGCTGCAGTGTTGAAAACGTTACAGAAGAAAGGTTGTTATAAATCCAGGCCacgtttgttttcttcttttctgtgttcagtgttAATAAAACCAAGCTGAATATATTCTGTGTCACTTTTGTTCTGCCTGTCGTGGAGAAAATTTCTTCTGTCTCTACAAAGACCGCTACAGTCAACAGACTTGCAAGGCGAGGGTCACATGACCCACAAAGCTGGTGTCGATAGGTTACTGGTACTGTGAGGTTTCATGTGGTAGTGCTGCTGCTAACTGGGAAGCGGGAAACGGTACGATGGAACTTACTAGATGACAGAGCCTCGGTCTCAGTCGAGGGGACTTTATGGATTTTGCCCCCCTTGTACACGTAGCTGCCCTCGATCACTTTGAAGTCAAGGTAGCGAGTCACCTGTGTGATCAGCAGCATGCGGACCAGCTGACCTGAGAGAGCGAGACACAAACATCACGGTTACACCAAATGAGACAATTATCTCATTCTTGAAAACATGTATCAGATATCAAAACCCACAACTTTAGCCCCTTTACTGATCTGATTAAGTGTAACTTGCGGTTCCTGCTATTAAACATTTTCTAGAAGGCAAAATGTTCAACATACAGCACTAATGAGCTAAAGCTAACAGCCCTGCTGGTaaacatagaaaataataaatgacaacATATTGTAATTGTAATATACCATTGGCCATAAGGAATTTAGGGATGAGGTCCACGTTCCAATCCCGGCCTTTTCCCATTGTCTCAGGAGGTTTGCCGGGAAGGCTGAAGCGCTTGTAGAGCTGCAgggagacacagaaagagactTTATTCACAAGGTACAACCGCTTCAATAAATCAACCCTGTTTTCAGGAAATACTGCTTCACCACAAGGTTTAAC harbors:
- the gdi2 gene encoding rab GDP dissociation inhibitor beta, coding for MNEEYDVIVLGTGLTECILSGIMSVKGKKVLHMDRNSYYGAESASITPLEDLYKRFSLPGKPPETMGKGRDWNVDLIPKFLMANGQLVRMLLITQVTRYLDFKVIEGSYVYKGGKIHKVPSTETEALSSSLMGLFEKRRFKKFLTFIACFDENDPKTMEGVDPNKTTMRAIFQKFSLGQEVMDFTGHSLALYRTDDYLDQPCIETINRIKLYSESLARYGKSPYLYPLYGLGELPQGFARLSAIYGGTYMLNKPIDEIVVENGKVVGVKSEGEIARCKQLICDPSYAMDRTSKVGQVIRVICILNHPIANTSDVNSCQIIIPQNQVNRKHDIYVCMISFAHNVAAQGKYIAIASTTVETNDPEKEIKPALDLLEPIEQKFVSMSDQYAPTDMGTESQIFISRTYDATTHFETTCDDIKDIFLRMTGSEFDFAEMERGKKDIYGDAAE